In the genome of Cryptosporangium aurantiacum, the window GTCCACACGCTGCGCGTCTGGTACGGCGGTGAGGACCGGCAGCGTCTCGCGTTGCTCGGTCCGTTCGGTGAGTCGGACGTCGTCCGCAACGGCAACGACGTGTGGACGTGGTCGAGCGAGAAGAACACCGCAACCCACACCCGGCTCACCGCCGAAGACCTGCGGCGGGTCAACCCGACGCCGTCCGTCTCCGGAACACCGATGCCCACGACCCCGCAGGACGCCGCCGACAAGGCCCTGGCGGCGATCTCGCCGACCACCGAGGTCACCACCGACGGCACGGCGCGGGTGGCCGGGCGGGCCGCGTACGAGCTCGTGCTGAAGCCGAAGGACGCAGCGACCCGGATCGGCCAGGTCCGGGTCGCGATCGATGCCGAGAAGAAGATGCCGCTGCGCGTCCGGGTCTACGCCCGCGGCGCGAGCAGCCCGGCGTACGAGGTCGGGTTCACCCAGGTCTCGTTCGCCACCCCGGACCCGGCGCAGTTCGAGTTCACGCCGCCCGCGGGGGCGACCGTGAACGAGGCACCCGCCGCGGGCAAGGAGCCGGATCTGACCGATCGGCTCACGGTTGTCGGGTCGGGCTGGACCCAGGTCGCGGTCGTGACCGGCGTCCGGGCGACCGGTTCCGCGACCTCGATGCTCGACGCGCTCCCCAAGGTCAGCGGCTCGTGGGGCAGCGGCCGGCTACTCGAGTCCAACCTGCTCTGCGCTCTGATCACCGACGACGGCCGGTTGGTGGTCGGCGCCGTGGATCCGGAGCGGCTCTACGAGGCGGCGGCGCGATGACGGCGCCCGCGGTCGAGCGTCCCCCAATGACCGAAGCCGGTGAGGGTGCTCTCGCGGTCACCACCGCGGGGTTGACCAAGCAGTTCCGAAGCGGGCAGGTCGCCGTCGACCGGCTCGACCTCGCGGTGCCGACCGGGTCGGTCTACGGGTTCCTCGGCCCGAACGGGTCGGGAAAGACGACGACGATCCGGATGCTGCTGGGGCTGGTGCGGCCGACCGCGGGCTCGCACCGGCTGCTCGACGGCCGGATGCCCGAGGACGCCGCGGCGGTGCTGCCCCGGGTGGGTGCGCTGGTCGAGGGACCGGCGTTCTATCCGCACCTGTCGGGGCTCGACAATCTCCGCCGCCTGGACGCGGTCGACGGCACCGCCGATCCGGCGACCTCCGCGGAACGGATCGGGGCGGCACTGGACCGGGTCGGCCTCACCCCCGCCGGAAAGAAGCGTTACCGCGCCTACTCGCTGGGCATGCGTCAGCGGCTGGGGCTGGCCGCGACGCTGCTCCGGCCGCGTGAGCTGCTGATCCTCGACGAGCCGACGAACGGCCTGGATCCGCAGGGCACCCGGGAAGTGCGGACGCTGGTCGCCGACCTCGCGGCGTCCGGAGCGACCGTTCTGCTCTCCACGCACCTGCTGGCCGAGGTGGAACAGATCTGCACGCACGTCGGCGTCGTGCACCGCGGGCGCCTGGTCGCGCAGGGTCCGCTCGCCGAGCTGCGGGGCAGCACCGCGCCGCGGGTCGAGATCGAGACCGACCGCCCGGCGGACGCGGTCGCGACCGTGCGCCGGCTGGCGCTCACCGACGTCCTGGCCGACGGTCGGCGGGTGAGCGCCGCACTCGGCGACCTGCCGTCGGATCGGGTCGTGGCGGCGCTGGTCTACGACGGCGTGCCGGTGCAGGGCTTCCGGGTCGTGGTGCCTGATCTGGAAGAGGTCTTCGTCGGGCTCACCGGGGAGGGTTTTGATGTCAGTGCGTGAGCCGGACGCCTCGTACGCCCTGGTCCCAGGGGCTTTTGTGCCTCTCAAGCGGGCCACGGTCACGGTGCCCGCGCAGGCCCGCAGCGTCCGCGGCGGGCATCCGGTCGGCCGGTTGTTCCGTTCCGAGTTGCGGTTGATGTTCGGACGTCGCCGCAACCTGGCCGCGCTCGGCATGCTCGCGGCCGTCCCGGTCGTCGTCGCGGTCGCGGTCCGGTGGTCAGGACCTGCGGGCGGCGGTGAGGGACCGGCGTTCCTCGCGCTGATCAACGGCAACGGGCTGTTCGTCGCGCTGACCGCGCTCGCGGTGGCGCTGCCGCTGTTCTTGCCGCTCGCGATCTCCGCGATCGCGGCCGACACGATCGCCGGCGAGGCGAGCCTCGGCACGCTGCGGTACCTGCTGACCGTGCCGGTGAGCCGGACCCGGCTGCTGCTGGTGAAATTCGCCGCGGTCGTCACGTACACGTTCGTCGGGGTCACGCTGATCGCGGCGGTCGGTGCGGGCATCGGCGTGCTGCTGTTCGGGGGCGGCCCGGCCGCGCTGCTGTCCGGGGCGCAGGTCGGCTTCGGCAGCGGGCTGGCACGGCTGGCCCTGGTCTGCCTCTACCTGACCGCGTGCCTGGTCGCGCTCGTCGCCGTCGGCCTGTTCGTCTCGACGCTCACCGAGCAGCCGATCGGCGCCACGATCGCGGTGGTGGCGACGGCGGTGACCTGCGAGGTCCTCGACGCGGTCCCGCAGCTCGCCGCGGTGCACCCCTACCTGCTGACGCACCACTGGACGACGTTCGGCGAGCTGCTGCGCGATCCGATCAACTACGGGCCGCTGGTCTCCGGCCTGCTGAGCGCCGCCGTCTACACCGCGGTGTTCGGTTCGGCGGCGTGGGCACGCTTCGGCTCCCGGGACGTCACCGCCTAGAGTCTGCGTCCGTGCTGGTTCCGTGGCGGGAAGCCGCGCAGGACGCGTTGTACGGGCCGGGCGGCTTCTACCTCTCCACCCGTCCGGCTCTGCATTTCCGCACGTCGGTGCATGCCGCCGCGGACCTGTTCGCGGACGCGATCGGCGCCCTGCTGGAGCGGGTGGACGCCGCCCTCGGTCGGCCGGATCCGATCGATCTGGTGGACGTCGGAGCCGGCGGCGGTGAGCTGCTGTCCTCGTTGGGGGTCTCGTCCGAGTTGGGGCGACGCGTGCGGCTGACCGCCGTGGAGAGAGGGCCACGACCGTCGGGGTTGGTGCCCGGGGTCGGCTGGGCCTCCGCGATGCCGCCGGTGACCGGGCTGCTGGTGGCGAACGAGTGGCTCGACAACGTGCCGGTCGACGTCGTATCCCGGGACGCGGACGGCGTCGACCGGATCGTGCTGGTGGACCCGGCGACCGGCGCCGAGGAACTCGGGCCGCCGGTCTCCGGCGCCGAGGCCGCGTGGATGGCGCGCTGGTGGCCGTTGGAGGCGCCCGGTGACCGGGCGGAGATCGGCGCTCCGCGGGATGCGGCGTGGGCGTCCGCAGTGGCGCAGGTATCGCGTGGGCTCGCGGTCGCGGTCGACTACGGGCACGAGGCCGGCTCGCGTCCGGTCGGGGGGACGCTGACCGGCTACCGCGACGGCAGGCAGGTGCCGCCGGTGCCGGACGGGAGCTGCGACCTGACCGCACACGTCGCGATCGACGCGGTGGCCGCGGCATCGGGGCCCGGTGCGGTGGTGCGTCGACAGCGGGAGGTGCTGCGGGGGCTGGGGGTCTCGGGCGGGTTGCCGCCACGGGAGCTGGCGAGCACCGACCCGGCGGGTTACCTGCGCGCGC includes:
- a CDS encoding LolA family protein; its protein translation is MSPRDSGAPPPEQSPPNRPEPPDVLSGPDPSWTSDTADPFASARHRPLLVRRPALRWVVPAIVLVLALAVGGVGRMLTADAAPSLPPRTAAELLVDLQTAVPHALSGTVVQRSELGMPDFSGAGSSGADFTSMLTGVHTLRVWYGGEDRQRLALLGPFGESDVVRNGNDVWTWSSEKNTATHTRLTAEDLRRVNPTPSVSGTPMPTTPQDAADKALAAISPTTEVTTDGTARVAGRAAYELVLKPKDAATRIGQVRVAIDAEKKMPLRVRVYARGASSPAYEVGFTQVSFATPDPAQFEFTPPAGATVNEAPAAGKEPDLTDRLTVVGSGWTQVAVVTGVRATGSATSMLDALPKVSGSWGSGRLLESNLLCALITDDGRLVVGAVDPERLYEAAAR
- a CDS encoding ABC transporter ATP-binding protein, translated to MTEAGEGALAVTTAGLTKQFRSGQVAVDRLDLAVPTGSVYGFLGPNGSGKTTTIRMLLGLVRPTAGSHRLLDGRMPEDAAAVLPRVGALVEGPAFYPHLSGLDNLRRLDAVDGTADPATSAERIGAALDRVGLTPAGKKRYRAYSLGMRQRLGLAATLLRPRELLILDEPTNGLDPQGTREVRTLVADLAASGATVLLSTHLLAEVEQICTHVGVVHRGRLVAQGPLAELRGSTAPRVEIETDRPADAVATVRRLALTDVLADGRRVSAALGDLPSDRVVAALVYDGVPVQGFRVVVPDLEEVFVGLTGEGFDVSA
- a CDS encoding ABC transporter permease; this translates as MSVREPDASYALVPGAFVPLKRATVTVPAQARSVRGGHPVGRLFRSELRLMFGRRRNLAALGMLAAVPVVVAVAVRWSGPAGGGEGPAFLALINGNGLFVALTALAVALPLFLPLAISAIAADTIAGEASLGTLRYLLTVPVSRTRLLLVKFAAVVTYTFVGVTLIAAVGAGIGVLLFGGGPAALLSGAQVGFGSGLARLALVCLYLTACLVALVAVGLFVSTLTEQPIGATIAVVATAVTCEVLDAVPQLAAVHPYLLTHHWTTFGELLRDPINYGPLVSGLLSAAVYTAVFGSAAWARFGSRDVTA
- a CDS encoding SAM-dependent methyltransferase; the encoded protein is MLVPWREAAQDALYGPGGFYLSTRPALHFRTSVHAAADLFADAIGALLERVDAALGRPDPIDLVDVGAGGGELLSSLGVSSELGRRVRLTAVERGPRPSGLVPGVGWASAMPPVTGLLVANEWLDNVPVDVVSRDADGVDRIVLVDPATGAEELGPPVSGAEAAWMARWWPLEAPGDRAEIGAPRDAAWASAVAQVSRGLAVAVDYGHEAGSRPVGGTLTGYRDGRQVPPVPDGSCDLTAHVAIDAVAAASGPGAVVRRQREVLRGLGVSGGLPPRELASTDPAGYLRALSTATRAAELTAPTGLGSFFWLFNPKNAKSVRF